Proteins encoded within one genomic window of Amorphoplanes friuliensis DSM 7358:
- a CDS encoding ArsR/SmtB family transcription factor: MSRCGLVCASGQVKGGTVGCPHGAFSVATVRGFVLGCRLLQTILCANHLLRYGCWVTASLDAAFAALGDPVRRALVSRLSLGDATVGELARPFALTPQAISHHVGVLRKCGLVEQRREGTSRPCRLRVDQLALLGSWIDEQRRAWDDRLDALEGHLGAPQ; encoded by the coding sequence GTGTCCCGCTGCGGGTTGGTGTGTGCTTCTGGTCAGGTCAAGGGCGGCACTGTGGGGTGTCCGCACGGTGCCTTTTCCGTAGCCACCGTGCGGGGGTTCGTGCTTGGTTGCCGTCTTTTGCAAACGATTCTTTGCGCAAACCATCTTTTGCGTTACGGTTGCTGGGTGACTGCTTCTCTGGACGCTGCCTTTGCTGCTCTTGGTGATCCGGTTCGGCGTGCTCTGGTCAGTCGGCTTTCCCTGGGTGACGCGACGGTGGGGGAGTTGGCTCGGCCTTTTGCTCTGACGCCGCAGGCGATTTCGCATCACGTCGGAGTTCTGCGGAAGTGTGGGCTGGTCGAGCAGCGGCGGGAGGGGACCAGTCGGCCGTGCCGGTTGCGGGTTGATCAGTTGGCGTTGCTGGGGTCGTGGATCGATGAGCAGCGCCGGGCCTGGGATGACCGGCTTGATGCCCTCGAGGGTCATCTGGGGGCGCCGCAGTGA
- a CDS encoding ROK family protein produces MAFTLTIDCGGGGIKGSVLDDAGTMRAQPLRVPTPYPLPPDLFVKTLLELGERLPTADRVTVGMPGMLRHGVVVATPHYVTRSGPRTKIDPELVEAWHGFDARTALSEAFGLPTLVLNDAEVHGAGVVAGTGCELMLTLGTGLGCALFDGGQLAPHLEMSQAPVRWGMSYDTYIGEHERRRLGDALWSRRVRNVVEGLRPVFLWDRIYLGGGNSRLITPTQLARMGDDVVVVPNTAGIVGGVRAWTLRADGSR; encoded by the coding sequence GTGGCTTTCACGTTGACGATCGACTGCGGTGGCGGCGGCATCAAGGGCTCGGTGCTCGACGACGCGGGCACCATGCGCGCCCAGCCGTTACGGGTGCCGACGCCGTACCCGTTGCCCCCGGACCTGTTCGTGAAGACCCTGCTGGAGCTCGGGGAACGCCTGCCGACGGCGGACCGGGTCACCGTCGGGATGCCCGGCATGCTGCGGCACGGCGTGGTGGTGGCGACGCCGCACTACGTGACCCGCAGCGGGCCGCGCACCAAGATCGATCCGGAGCTGGTCGAGGCCTGGCACGGATTCGACGCGCGGACCGCTCTGTCCGAGGCCTTCGGGCTGCCGACGCTGGTGCTCAACGACGCCGAGGTGCACGGCGCCGGTGTGGTCGCGGGCACCGGCTGCGAACTCATGCTGACCCTCGGCACCGGGCTGGGCTGCGCACTCTTCGACGGCGGCCAGCTCGCACCGCACCTGGAGATGTCACAGGCGCCGGTGCGGTGGGGGATGAGCTACGACACCTACATCGGCGAGCACGAGCGGCGCCGGCTCGGCGACGCGCTCTGGTCCCGGCGGGTCCGCAACGTCGTCGAAGGACTGCGACCGGTCTTCCTCTGGGACCGCATCTACCTGGGCGGCGGCAACTCACGTCTGATCACCCCGACGCAGCTGGCCCGCATGGGCGACGACGTGGTGGTGGTGCCCAACACAGCGGGGATCGTCGGCGGCGTCCGCGCGTGGACCCTGCGGGCTGACGGATCTCGATAG
- a CDS encoding anti-sigma factor family protein — protein MTQEQHFDVAAYALGVLDDRDATRFEDHLIDCPTCAIELESLLPVVDILSDVDADALVATEQSRRDGLVLKKMIGEVKRERRRANSRRLYSLAAAVVVFAMLSIGALFAGGQWLGPDQQNNPSTPAQARQGSSKQLDPLPLSEGGVGIGGPDLVGERLGGTDPRSGVRADVALEAKDWGTQVSFAVSSIKGPLTCRLVAVRTDGSTEVLSTWQVGDKGWGTAAQPDPLLLQAATALPRDEIAHLQIQSVGPKGATETLVRVP, from the coding sequence ATGACCCAGGAACAGCACTTCGACGTCGCCGCGTACGCGCTGGGCGTGCTCGACGACCGGGACGCCACGCGTTTCGAGGACCACCTGATCGACTGCCCGACCTGTGCGATCGAGCTCGAGTCGCTGCTGCCGGTGGTGGACATCCTCTCGGACGTCGACGCCGACGCGCTGGTCGCGACGGAGCAGTCACGCCGGGACGGCCTCGTGCTGAAGAAGATGATCGGTGAGGTCAAGCGGGAGCGGCGGCGGGCGAACAGCCGTCGGCTCTACTCCCTGGCCGCCGCGGTTGTCGTCTTCGCGATGCTGTCGATCGGTGCGCTCTTCGCCGGTGGCCAGTGGCTCGGGCCCGACCAGCAGAACAACCCGTCCACGCCGGCCCAGGCGCGACAGGGCTCCAGCAAGCAGCTGGACCCGCTGCCGCTGTCCGAGGGTGGCGTCGGCATCGGCGGACCGGACCTGGTCGGCGAGCGGCTCGGCGGCACCGACCCCCGTTCCGGGGTTCGCGCCGACGTGGCTCTCGAGGCCAAGGACTGGGGGACACAGGTGTCCTTCGCGGTCTCCAGCATCAAGGGACCACTGACTTGCCGGCTGGTGGCTGTCCGCACCGACGGCTCGACCGAGGTCCTGTCGACGTGGCAGGTCGGTGACAAGGGCTGGGGCACGGCGGCCCAGCCGGACCCGCTGCTGCTGCAGGCGGCCACGGCACTGCCACGTGACGAGATCGCGCACCTGCAGATCCAGTCTGTCGGCCCCAAGGGCGCGACGGAGACGCTGGTCCGCGTTCCCTGA
- a CDS encoding AAA family ATPase: MRPLRLDMAGFTVFRDETTVDFTDADYFALVGPTGSGKSTVLDGICFALYGTVPRWGGSRGIGNALAPSATEARVRLVFESAGSRYVATRVVRRDGRGNVKTAGAGLQLMPPGFDVTRLDTGMSLEDLGDVLAGTPAEMEGAVVEAVGLPYEQFTSCVILPQGQFADFLHAKPATRQQILVNLLGLHVYEEVQARASTRATKAEAQLATIDQLLAGLVDADDEAVEAAEVRLTAMRELTQAVETAVPQLSVVRDREAELAAARDAVAEELAALARVRTPAASTKVAEAAAAARAGASDAAQGVRIAEEREDKVRGELAAAGDAGSLGLLLDRHVELDRLTGQAEWFAGEVSVAEVEHQDAVAAAELARAAHNGAEQLLEQARLDYAEAQTLDRAAALRAHLTAGHDCPVCAQPVTEVPPMPEGSAVQMAERSGKAARSAADVASTAFRQRDAVARELERGLDRKRAQLEQHKSRLQEVRAALADSPGVDALRRRLDELTKLQKKLDEAGADVRTARETQRRAQAAVAAADEQQRAAWRSFDAVRDSVGRFSPPPADRDDLAAAWSALTAWAEVSKRQREEARAEAAAAVEAAHAETQRARAAVVELFTANGLSAPASGADADLIRAAAVAAERAAAAWQRLVDRREQAREFAEQRAALLRDGRVAKALAGHLRANNFERWLLEEALDLLVDGGSRILRELTGGQYDLMHDKGEFFVIDHHDAGLRRGVRTLSGGETFQASLALALALSEQLAGMSTTAASLESIVLDEGFGTLDAATLDVVAATLENLAARGDRMVGVVTHVNALAERVPVRFEVHKDARTAYVERVGL, encoded by the coding sequence ATGAGGCCACTGCGGCTTGATATGGCCGGGTTCACGGTGTTCCGCGACGAGACCACCGTCGACTTCACCGACGCTGACTACTTCGCGCTGGTCGGGCCGACCGGCTCCGGAAAGTCCACGGTGCTCGACGGCATCTGTTTTGCCCTCTACGGCACGGTGCCGCGCTGGGGCGGGAGCCGGGGCATCGGCAACGCCCTCGCCCCGTCGGCGACCGAGGCCCGGGTGCGGCTGGTCTTCGAGTCGGCCGGCTCGCGCTATGTCGCCACCCGCGTGGTGCGCCGCGACGGCCGCGGCAACGTCAAGACCGCCGGTGCCGGTCTCCAGCTCATGCCGCCCGGCTTCGACGTCACCCGCCTCGACACGGGCATGAGCCTCGAGGACCTCGGTGACGTGCTCGCCGGCACCCCGGCCGAGATGGAAGGCGCCGTCGTCGAGGCGGTCGGGCTGCCCTACGAGCAGTTCACCAGCTGCGTCATCCTGCCGCAGGGTCAGTTCGCCGACTTCCTGCACGCCAAGCCGGCCACCCGGCAGCAGATCCTGGTCAACCTTCTCGGTCTCCACGTCTACGAGGAGGTCCAGGCCCGGGCCTCCACCCGCGCCACCAAGGCCGAGGCCCAGCTGGCCACCATCGACCAGCTGCTCGCCGGTCTCGTCGACGCCGACGACGAGGCGGTCGAGGCCGCCGAGGTGCGCCTGACCGCGATGCGCGAGCTCACCCAGGCCGTCGAGACCGCGGTTCCGCAGCTCAGCGTGGTTCGTGATCGTGAGGCCGAGCTGGCCGCCGCCCGCGACGCCGTCGCCGAGGAGCTGGCCGCGCTGGCCCGGGTGAGGACCCCGGCCGCCAGCACCAAGGTCGCGGAGGCCGCAGCCGCCGCCCGGGCCGGCGCCTCCGACGCAGCCCAGGGTGTGCGGATCGCCGAGGAGCGCGAGGACAAGGTGCGCGGTGAGCTGGCCGCCGCCGGTGACGCCGGCTCGCTGGGCCTGCTGCTCGACCGCCACGTCGAGCTGGACCGTCTCACCGGCCAGGCCGAGTGGTTCGCCGGTGAGGTCTCGGTCGCCGAGGTCGAGCACCAGGACGCCGTCGCCGCCGCCGAGCTGGCCCGGGCCGCCCACAACGGCGCCGAGCAGCTCCTCGAGCAGGCCCGGCTCGACTACGCCGAGGCGCAGACGCTGGACCGCGCGGCCGCGCTCCGCGCCCACCTGACCGCCGGTCACGACTGTCCCGTGTGTGCCCAGCCGGTCACCGAGGTCCCGCCGATGCCGGAGGGCTCGGCCGTGCAGATGGCGGAACGCTCCGGCAAGGCCGCCCGGTCCGCGGCCGACGTCGCCTCGACCGCTTTCCGGCAGCGTGACGCCGTCGCCCGCGAGCTCGAACGCGGCCTCGACCGTAAACGCGCCCAGCTCGAACAGCACAAGTCCCGGCTCCAGGAGGTGCGGGCCGCGCTGGCCGACTCGCCCGGGGTCGACGCGCTGCGCCGGCGGCTCGACGAGCTGACCAAGCTGCAGAAGAAGCTGGACGAGGCGGGCGCCGACGTCCGGACGGCGCGGGAGACCCAGCGCCGTGCCCAGGCCGCCGTGGCCGCGGCCGACGAACAGCAGCGCGCCGCCTGGCGCTCGTTCGACGCCGTGCGCGACAGCGTGGGGCGCTTCTCGCCGCCGCCCGCCGACCGTGACGACCTGGCCGCGGCCTGGTCGGCGCTGACCGCATGGGCCGAGGTGTCCAAGCGGCAACGCGAAGAGGCCCGTGCCGAAGCAGCCGCCGCCGTCGAAGCCGCCCACGCGGAGACCCAGCGGGCCCGCGCGGCCGTCGTCGAGCTCTTCACCGCCAACGGTCTGAGCGCGCCCGCTTCGGGTGCCGACGCCGACCTGATCCGCGCCGCCGCGGTCGCTGCCGAACGCGCGGCGGCAGCGTGGCAGCGGCTCGTCGACCGCCGCGAACAGGCCCGCGAGTTCGCCGAGCAGCGCGCCGCGCTGCTGCGCGACGGCCGGGTCGCCAAAGCCCTGGCCGGGCACCTGCGCGCCAACAACTTCGAACGCTGGCTCCTCGAGGAAGCCCTCGACCTGCTGGTCGACGGTGGCTCCCGGATCCTGCGCGAGCTGACCGGCGGCCAGTACGACCTGATGCACGACAAGGGCGAGTTCTTCGTCATCGACCACCACGACGCGGGCCTTCGCCGCGGCGTCCGCACGCTGTCCGGCGGCGAGACGTTCCAGGCCTCCCTGGCGCTGGCCCTCGCCCTCTCCGAACAGCTCGCCGGCATGTCCACCACGGCGGCCAGCCTCGAGTCGATCGTGCTCGACGAAGGCTTCGGCACGCTGGACGCGGCCACGCTGGACGTCGTGGCGGCGACTCTGGAAAACCTCGCCGCCCGCGGTGACCGCATGGTCGGCGTGGTGACCCATGTGAACGCGCTGGCCGAACGTGTCCCGGTCCGCTTCGAGGTGCACAAGGACGCGCGTACGGCCTATGTAGAAAGGGTTGGTCTGTGA
- a CDS encoding nuclear transport factor 2 family protein produces the protein MSQKQLVEEYFAGFRASDHPRILTTLAEDVEWVIHGHRTTRGKDEFDGEIENPAFDGSPQLDVHRVLEDGPVVVVTGEGRGVSVEHGPFRFAFNDLFTFRDGLIARVDSYVVPLS, from the coding sequence GTGAGTCAGAAGCAGCTCGTGGAGGAATACTTCGCCGGTTTCCGGGCGAGTGATCATCCGCGGATCCTCACCACCCTGGCCGAGGATGTCGAGTGGGTCATTCACGGGCACCGGACGACCCGGGGCAAGGACGAGTTCGACGGTGAGATCGAGAACCCGGCCTTCGACGGCAGCCCTCAGCTCGACGTCCATCGCGTCCTGGAGGACGGCCCAGTTGTTGTCGTCACGGGTGAAGGTCGTGGCGTCAGCGTCGAGCACGGGCCGTTCCGGTTCGCCTTCAACGACCTCTTCACCTTCCGGGACGGGCTCATCGCCCGCGTCGACTCCTACGTGGTCCCTCTGTCCTGA
- a CDS encoding sigma-70 family RNA polymerase sigma factor produces MHALVMERLTPDRVCAMTQQRSGGGWQALDGGRGADNDDAVIPRQARHGATSETASHEDTLVRMLYEEHAGPLLMFVLRLTGGDRQRAEDIVQETLLRAWRNAHRLGAQGQQSLRPWLVTVARRIAIDDHRSVSARPPETYDRELESFPSTADDTDRVLQLMTVTDALRTLSQSHREILVETYFRGKTVPEAAEVLGLPLGTAKSRVYYALRALRTALQQRGVTE; encoded by the coding sequence ATGCATGCGTTGGTCATGGAGCGGCTCACGCCGGACAGGGTGTGCGCGATGACGCAGCAGCGGTCCGGTGGCGGTTGGCAGGCTCTCGACGGAGGCCGTGGTGCGGACAATGATGATGCCGTGATTCCACGACAGGCCCGGCACGGGGCTACGTCGGAAACGGCCAGCCACGAAGACACACTCGTCCGGATGCTCTACGAGGAGCACGCGGGTCCGCTGCTGATGTTCGTTCTCCGGCTCACCGGCGGCGACCGTCAGCGGGCCGAGGACATCGTCCAGGAGACGCTCCTGCGGGCCTGGCGCAACGCGCACCGGCTCGGCGCCCAGGGGCAGCAGTCGCTCCGGCCCTGGCTCGTCACCGTCGCCCGGCGCATCGCCATCGACGATCACCGCAGTGTCAGTGCGCGGCCGCCGGAGACGTACGACCGGGAGCTGGAGAGTTTTCCCAGCACGGCCGACGACACCGATCGGGTGCTGCAGCTGATGACCGTTACCGACGCGCTCCGTACGCTCAGCCAGTCGCACCGTGAGATTCTGGTCGAGACGTATTTTCGCGGCAAAACTGTCCCTGAGGCGGCCGAGGTGCTCGGTCTTCCCCTGGGCACTGCCAAGTCTCGTGTGTACTACGCCCTGCGGGCCCTGCGTACGGCCCTGCAGCAGCGGGGGGTGACGGAATGA
- a CDS encoding exonuclease SbcCD subunit D, with the protein MRILHTSDWHVGKVLKGRSRHEEHIRVLGQVVEIARAERPDLVIIAGDLYDTAAPSPDAVRVVTRALSALRQTGAQVLAIGGNHDNGQALDALRPWADAAGITLRGSVRDKPEDLIITGTTEGGERWQVAALPFLSQRFAIRAVEMYDLTAAEASQTYADHIARLIGRLATGFDEPGVINLLTAHLTVVGASTGGGEREAHTVMGYAVPATVFPPGTHYVALGHLHRSQSVIGPCPVRYSGSPLAVDFGEEENVSSVAIVDVSADKAAKVRDVPVTSARTLRTVRGSLDQLSTVNLPDAWLRVFVRETPRVGLREDVQEMLPDALEVRIDPDMVPDKAGERMAQRAGRSPRQLFGDYLDNRGNAEEGVRELFDELYDEVSSTK; encoded by the coding sequence ATGCGCATCCTGCACACGTCCGACTGGCACGTCGGCAAGGTCCTCAAGGGCCGGAGCCGGCACGAGGAACACATCCGGGTGCTCGGCCAGGTCGTGGAGATCGCCCGCGCGGAGCGTCCCGACCTGGTCATCATCGCCGGTGACCTCTACGACACCGCGGCGCCGTCGCCCGACGCCGTCCGGGTCGTCACCCGGGCGCTGTCGGCGTTGCGGCAGACCGGCGCCCAGGTCCTCGCGATCGGTGGCAACCACGACAACGGCCAGGCCCTGGACGCCCTGCGGCCGTGGGCGGACGCCGCCGGGATCACCCTGCGGGGTTCGGTGCGTGACAAGCCCGAAGACCTGATCATCACGGGGACGACCGAGGGTGGTGAACGCTGGCAGGTCGCGGCGCTGCCGTTCCTCTCGCAGCGGTTCGCCATCCGGGCCGTCGAGATGTACGACCTGACCGCCGCCGAGGCGAGCCAGACCTACGCCGACCACATCGCCCGGCTGATCGGCCGGCTCGCGACGGGCTTCGACGAGCCCGGCGTGATCAATCTCCTGACCGCGCACCTCACCGTTGTCGGGGCCAGCACGGGTGGCGGCGAACGCGAGGCGCACACCGTCATGGGTTACGCCGTGCCCGCGACCGTCTTCCCGCCGGGCACGCACTACGTCGCGCTGGGCCACCTGCACCGCTCGCAGTCGGTGATCGGGCCGTGCCCGGTGCGTTACAGCGGCAGCCCGCTCGCCGTCGACTTCGGTGAGGAGGAGAACGTCAGCTCGGTCGCGATCGTCGACGTCTCGGCCGACAAAGCCGCCAAGGTGCGCGATGTGCCCGTGACCTCGGCGCGGACGCTGCGGACGGTCCGGGGTTCGCTCGATCAGCTCTCCACGGTGAACCTTCCGGATGCCTGGCTCCGTGTATTTGTCCGTGAGACGCCGCGTGTGGGGCTTCGTGAGGACGTCCAGGAGATGCTGCCCGACGCGCTCGAGGTCCGCATCGACCCGGACATGGTCCCCGACAAGGCCGGCGAGCGGATGGCCCAGCGCGCGGGCCGCTCACCGCGCCAGCTCTTCGGTGATTACCTCGACAACCGGGGGAATGCGGAAGAGGGCGTCCGGGAACTTTTCGACGAGCTCTACGACGAGGTGAGCAGCACCAAATGA
- a CDS encoding HAD family hydrolase, translating to MLPTPSALLLDFGGVLADAPPQDLAPPELVLRLYNLTGGVLTPGEISRSLLAGHQAYAAWRDEDHPDELSHAAVWALVTGDWPRKAQEAVRLQATRLAYDWAWRDGWALRPGIPEALRAARAAELPMAVVSNAMSGAAHRDFLDRAGIGGLFEVQIYSDEAGVRKPNPEMIWRAARELRVPAEQCWFVGDSRQRDVVCARRADAGAAILLRSPRTDKEDPAAFPEPDAFVEDGFGLRDLLPI from the coding sequence ATGCTCCCCACCCCGTCCGCGTTGCTCCTCGACTTCGGCGGTGTGCTCGCCGACGCACCCCCGCAGGACCTCGCGCCACCCGAGCTGGTGCTGCGGCTCTACAACCTGACCGGCGGTGTGCTCACCCCCGGCGAGATCAGCCGGTCCCTGCTCGCCGGCCATCAGGCGTACGCGGCCTGGCGCGACGAGGACCACCCGGACGAGCTGTCCCACGCCGCGGTCTGGGCGCTCGTCACCGGCGACTGGCCACGCAAGGCGCAGGAGGCAGTGCGCCTGCAGGCCACCCGGCTCGCCTACGACTGGGCGTGGCGTGACGGCTGGGCGCTCCGGCCGGGCATTCCCGAGGCGTTGCGGGCGGCCCGTGCCGCCGAGCTGCCGATGGCGGTCGTCAGCAACGCGATGAGCGGTGCCGCCCATCGCGACTTCCTCGACAGGGCGGGCATCGGCGGGCTCTTCGAGGTGCAGATCTACAGCGACGAAGCCGGCGTCCGCAAACCGAACCCCGAGATGATCTGGCGTGCAGCCCGGGAGTTGCGGGTGCCGGCCGAGCAGTGCTGGTTCGTCGGGGACAGCCGCCAGCGGGACGTCGTGTGTGCGCGGCGAGCCGATGCCGGCGCCGCTATTCTGCTGCGCTCGCCGCGTACCGATAAGGAGGATCCGGCCGCTTTCCCCGAGCCGGACGCTTTCGTCGAGGACGGTTTCGGCCTGCGCGACCTGCTCCCGATCTGA
- a CDS encoding COG4315 family predicted lipoprotein has protein sequence MVVGAAIAAAFAVTGCAPAGLDNASDYGAQPAANAVDATATPTPGAEAEGDDAAEDDAADTDAPELSADEVTSELTAKEVKRMGETVQNQDGFVLYRFDKDKVKPEVVSNCKGDCAKVWPPAVVNKGEKPKLKGVDADLVGTVEREDGTLQLTIDKWPVYTYIGDKKPGQWKGQNVGTTWFVVTPEGKKNLTCLPAPSKAVAPPADDEGSDSDESGGDAGSDDSAGSDYSY, from the coding sequence ATGGTCGTCGGCGCCGCAATCGCGGCGGCGTTCGCTGTGACCGGTTGCGCCCCGGCGGGACTGGACAACGCGAGCGACTACGGCGCGCAGCCGGCCGCCAACGCTGTCGACGCGACCGCGACCCCCACACCCGGTGCCGAGGCCGAGGGCGACGACGCGGCTGAGGACGACGCCGCGGACACCGACGCGCCCGAGCTGAGCGCGGACGAGGTCACGAGCGAGCTCACCGCCAAAGAAGTGAAGCGCATGGGCGAGACGGTCCAGAACCAGGACGGCTTTGTGCTGTACCGGTTCGACAAGGACAAGGTCAAGCCCGAGGTCGTGTCCAACTGCAAGGGTGACTGCGCCAAGGTGTGGCCGCCCGCGGTGGTCAACAAGGGTGAGAAGCCCAAGCTCAAGGGCGTGGACGCCGACCTCGTCGGCACCGTCGAGCGCGAGGACGGCACGCTGCAGCTGACCATCGACAAGTGGCCGGTCTACACCTACATCGGTGACAAGAAGCCCGGGCAGTGGAAGGGCCAGAACGTCGGCACCACCTGGTTCGTGGTCACCCCCGAAGGCAAGAAGAACCTGACCTGCCTCCCGGCTCCGTCGAAGGCCGTTGCGCCCCCGGCGGACGACGAGGGCAGCGACAGCGACGAGTCGGGCGGCGACGCCGGCAGCGACGACAGCGCCGGCTCGGACTACAGCTACTGA
- a CDS encoding DUF4142 domain-containing protein, which produces MIATRSARRLQRWLVGTMAMVLAFLLAPAGMARAVDATPVPVPPNTGLTDKGAGAVSAADRDFVIKVRLAGLWEVPAGNMAVEKSEDPRVVNVGKAIAAQHVVLDKLDISVAKKLGIALPNEPNRDQEGWLNEMRNAATAQQFDQIFIDRLRAAHGKIFPAIATIRASTRNDSVRKLAQQTNQFVMTHMTLLESSGIVDYGSLPTAPAPAAANGGPVPVDNQMLAAAGTNGVPGVNTSVILLVLAGALVAGVITTMRIFRTR; this is translated from the coding sequence ATGATTGCCACCCGTTCCGCTCGCCGGCTGCAGCGCTGGCTCGTGGGCACGATGGCAATGGTCCTGGCGTTCCTGCTGGCTCCGGCCGGCATGGCCCGGGCCGTCGACGCCACTCCGGTTCCGGTCCCGCCGAACACCGGCCTCACCGACAAGGGCGCCGGTGCCGTCAGCGCTGCCGACCGTGACTTCGTCATCAAGGTTCGCCTCGCAGGTCTGTGGGAGGTCCCGGCCGGCAACATGGCGGTCGAGAAGTCCGAGGACCCCCGGGTCGTGAACGTCGGCAAGGCAATCGCCGCCCAGCACGTGGTGCTGGACAAGCTCGACATCTCGGTGGCGAAGAAGCTCGGCATCGCTCTCCCGAACGAGCCCAACCGGGATCAGGAGGGCTGGCTGAACGAGATGCGCAACGCGGCAACCGCGCAGCAGTTCGACCAGATCTTCATCGACCGGCTGCGGGCGGCGCACGGCAAGATCTTCCCGGCCATCGCGACGATCCGGGCGAGCACCCGCAACGACTCGGTCCGCAAGCTGGCCCAGCAGACCAACCAGTTCGTCATGACCCACATGACGCTCCTCGAGAGCAGCGGCATCGTCGACTACGGCTCGCTGCCGACCGCCCCGGCCCCCGCCGCGGCGAACGGCGGCCCGGTGCCGGTCGACAACCAGATGCTCGCCGCCGCCGGCACCAACGGTGTGCCGGGTGTCAACACCTCAGTGATCCTCCTCGTTCTCGCCGGCGCACTCGTCGCCGGTGTCATCACCACCATGCGCATCTTCCGGACGCGATAG
- a CDS encoding DNA-3-methyladenine glycosylase family protein: MTRTRRLSLPDGYHFRATLRSLLVVRYDPCGTLTDTDFWLSARTPEGPGSLHLARAGAELTATGHGPGADWLVDRADAFAGLRDDVSDFPALAAAHPLVARLARTFPGVRYPASGQVFHRLIRAILEQKVTGIEAHRAYRSMMKHFGEPAPGPAELLLPPDPEAVAATPYWTFHPFGVEQRRTQALLRAALVAARLERCVDSAEATRRLTAVPGIGPWTAAEVVRTAFGDADAVSVGDFHIPNTVAWGLAGEARGTDARMLELLEPFRGHRGRVCDLLAMGGISAPKFGPRMPIRSFAKF, encoded by the coding sequence GTGACGAGGACCCGCCGGCTGAGCCTCCCGGACGGCTACCACTTCCGCGCCACGCTCCGGTCGCTGCTGGTGGTCCGCTACGACCCGTGCGGCACGCTCACCGACACCGATTTCTGGCTCTCCGCGCGTACCCCGGAGGGTCCTGGATCTTTGCATCTCGCCCGGGCGGGCGCGGAACTGACCGCGACCGGGCACGGACCCGGCGCGGACTGGCTGGTCGACCGCGCGGACGCGTTTGCCGGACTGCGCGACGACGTGAGTGACTTCCCGGCCCTGGCGGCGGCACATCCGCTGGTCGCCCGGCTGGCCCGGACCTTCCCGGGGGTGCGTTATCCGGCCAGCGGCCAGGTCTTCCACCGGCTGATCCGCGCGATCCTGGAGCAGAAGGTCACCGGGATCGAGGCGCACCGGGCCTACCGGTCGATGATGAAACACTTCGGCGAACCGGCGCCGGGACCGGCCGAGCTGCTGCTGCCGCCGGACCCCGAAGCGGTCGCGGCCACGCCGTACTGGACGTTCCACCCGTTCGGGGTCGAGCAGCGCCGCACCCAGGCGCTGCTGCGGGCGGCCCTGGTCGCGGCCCGGCTCGAACGCTGCGTGGACAGCGCCGAGGCGACCCGGCGGCTCACCGCCGTCCCGGGGATCGGTCCGTGGACCGCCGCCGAGGTGGTCCGCACGGCCTTCGGCGACGCGGACGCCGTCAGTGTCGGCGACTTCCACATCCCCAACACGGTGGCCTGGGGCCTCGCCGGTGAGGCCCGCGGCACCGACGCCCGGATGCTGGAGCTCCTCGAACCGTTCCGCGGGCATCGCGGCCGGGTGTGCGACCTGCTCGCGATGGGCGGGATCAGCGCGCCGAAGTTCGGGCCGCGGATGCCGATCCGGTCCTTCGCGAAGTTCTAG
- a CDS encoding SRPBCC family protein, with protein sequence MTRVELQGDELIARRWLAASPERVWAAFLTPASIAAFWGGSHATVPSESVTVDPRPGGEFALDTRGPDGSGRRLRFVYVSLDAPRELVFDEAVTGLRTTVTIRAAGEGTDLTIHQRRLPPELATAQAAGGLGSIVDALAVHLGETP encoded by the coding sequence GTGACCCGGGTTGAGCTTCAGGGTGACGAGCTGATCGCTCGGCGGTGGCTGGCGGCTTCGCCTGAGCGGGTCTGGGCTGCCTTTTTGACGCCGGCGAGCATTGCGGCTTTCTGGGGTGGCTCGCACGCCACTGTTCCCTCGGAGTCCGTGACTGTCGATCCGCGGCCGGGTGGCGAGTTTGCGCTTGATACGCGGGGGCCCGACGGGAGTGGTCGGCGGCTGCGGTTCGTCTACGTGAGTCTCGACGCTCCGCGTGAGCTGGTGTTCGACGAAGCCGTGACCGGGCTGCGGACGACGGTGACCATCCGGGCTGCCGGAGAAGGTACTGACCTGACCATCCATCAGCGCAGGCTTCCGCCTGAGCTTGCGACGGCGCAGGCCGCCGGTGGGCTCGGGTCGATCGTCGACGCGCTGGCCGTACATCTGGGGGAAACGCCGTGA